The genomic segment CACCGAAGGCAGATCTGGCAATTGTTGAGGGACCGGAGGAAGCTGTTGTGAAGAAGATCAATGAGCTGGCTGCGGAGGCGAAAGCACACGGCGAGCAGGTTGGAATTATTGCAACGGACGAGACAAAGGACAGATATCCGGAAGGTCTGGTAGTCAGCATTGGAAGCCGGAAGGAAGAAGAGACGATAGCGCATCATCTGTATGAAGTGTTGCGGGATTTTGACCAGAGTGCAGTCAGGTCTATTTATTCAGAAGCGTTTTATACACCAAGAATGGGACAGGCCATTATGAACCGTCTGCTGAAAGCAGCGGGACATAAGATCATACAGGTGGTATGATATAATCAGGTAGTGAAGCAGATATATGCCTGACTATATAATCTTATCAGCAGTAATGGCCAGATGGATAATGAAGATTCATTTAAATAGTCTGCTGAAGAGGTAAAGAAAATAAATTAATTTCAGGAGGAAGATTAATGATAGCTTTAGGATGTGATCACGGTGGATATGAATTAAAACAGGAGATTAAGAAATATCTGGATGAGAAAGGAATTGAATATAAAGATTATGGATGTGACAGTCTGGATTCCGTAGATTATCCGGTATATGCAAAGAAGGTTGCACATGCAATTCTTGACGGCGAATGTGAGAAGGGAATCCTGATCTGCGGAACAGGTATCGGAATTTCCATTACAGCAAACAAGTTTAAAGGAATCAGAGCTGCAGTCTGCACAGATTGTTTTACAGCAGAGGCTACAAGACTTCACAATGATGCCAATATCCTTGCACTTGGCGGAAGAGTGGTAGGACCTGGGCTGGCATTGAAGATTGTGGATACATTTTTGAATACACCGTTTTCCAACGATGAGAGACATATCAGAAGAATTAATCAGATAGAGACTGAATAAGCCATAAAATAAGAAAACTGATAAAACAGCCAGAGCCTGCATGATTATAGTAATTCTCTCACATGTATGATGAATGAGGGTTGCCGTAGAGTAAAGTGTTAAGTTCTGGCTGTGTCAGTTATAAGCAGATAATGGTTACTGTTCGTTCCGTTCACAGTAACAGACAATGTGCTGATTTTATGAAGCGGATGAAGGGTGAAGTATGTGAAGGGGAGGTTTGAGAAATGGATGCAAATCATAAACGCACAGATTATTTATCATGGGATGAATATTTTATGGGAGTTGCCATGATGTCAGGGATGCGTTCCAAGGATCCGAATTCTCAGGTAGGAGCCTGTATTGTGAGTGAGGATAATAAAATCCTGTCCATGGGCTATAATGGTTTTCCAAAGGGCTGTTCAGATGATGAATTTCCATGGGCGAGAGAGGGTGACAGTCTTCATACGAAATATTTTTATGTGACCCACAGTGAGCTGAATGCGATCCTTAATTACAGGGGAGGAAGTCTGGAAGGTGCAAAGCTTTATGTTTCCCTTTTTCCATGTAATGAATGTGCCAAGGCAATTATTCAGGCAGGTATTAAGACGATTGTCTATGACTGCGATAAATATGCAGACACGCCGGCAGTGCTCGCTTCCAAGAGAATGCTGGATGCAGCCGGGGTCCGTTATTATAAATATAACCGGACAGGACGTAAGATTACAATAGAAGTGTGATTTTGGCATATTCATGCCAAAACACCTCGCGGAATAGTGGTGTGTGAACAGTAACGATTTTACTCTTGACACATCAATTTATTTCAAATAAAATATAACCAAATGCGAAATATATACAGCGATGAAGAGAATAGTACATAAGGAGCAATCCCAGAGAAGAGTCCCGGAGAACAGCCGGTTGGCTGTGAAACAGTGGTGGAAGGATTCTGTGCGTGAATTATGGAACCGGCCTCGGAGCTCCGTACAATTGAAGTACGGCGTTTTTCCTGCGTTATCGGAAGAAGAGCGAGCAATGTGCAGGCATTTGGGCACAGTGCTAATTAGGGTGGTACCGCCGAAGCCTTTCGGTCCCTTGTGAGGGATGCTGGGCTTCTTTTTTCGTTTTTTATAATATGACATATTTTGCCGGATTATAAAAAAGCAGATTTTTGTACTGTGAAGCAGATAGGGAAATTTATTTATAGAAGAAAAATAAGAAGAATATGCATTCCGCCGCGACTATATCCTGATGCGCTTTCAGGATCAACATATCACATAAAAAGGAGAAACAATTATGGCAAACAATAAGAAACTGGTAGAAGCCATCACATCCATGGAAGAGGATTTCGCCCAGTGGTATACCGACGTTGTAAAGAAAGCTGAACTCTGCGGTTATACCAGCGTAAAAGGCTGCATGGCAATCAAACCTGCAGGATATGCAATCTGGGAAAATATCCAGCACGAACTGGACAGAAGATTTAAAGAGACTGGCGTACAGAATGTGTACATGCCAATCTTTATTCCGGAATCTCTTCTTCAGAAAGAGAAAGATCATGTAGAAGGATTTGCACCTGAGGTTGCATGGGTAACTCATGGTGGTCTGGATCCACTTCAGGAGCGTCTGTGTGTACGTCCCACATCAGAGACATTATTCTGTGATTTCTATGCAAAAGAAATCCAGTCCCACAGAGATCTGCCGAAGGTATACAATCAGTGGTGTTCTGTAGTGCGCTGGGAAAAGACAACACGTCCGTTCCTTCGTTCACGTGAGTTCTTATGGCAGGAAGGCCATACAGCTCATGCTACAGCCGAGGAAGCAGAAGAACGTACTATCCAGATGCTGAACCTGTATGCAGATTTCTGCGAGGAAGTACTTGCAATCCCGGTTATCAAGGGACAGAAAACAGATAAGGAGAAATTCTCCGGTGCAGAAGCTACTTATACAATTGAATCCCT from the Blautia wexlerae DSM 19850 genome contains:
- the rpiB gene encoding ribose 5-phosphate isomerase B, with the protein product MIALGCDHGGYELKQEIKKYLDEKGIEYKDYGCDSLDSVDYPVYAKKVAHAILDGECEKGILICGTGIGISITANKFKGIRAAVCTDCFTAEATRLHNDANILALGGRVVGPGLALKIVDTFLNTPFSNDERHIRRINQIETE
- a CDS encoding deoxycytidylate deaminase → MDANHKRTDYLSWDEYFMGVAMMSGMRSKDPNSQVGACIVSEDNKILSMGYNGFPKGCSDDEFPWAREGDSLHTKYFYVTHSELNAILNYRGGSLEGAKLYVSLFPCNECAKAIIQAGIKTIVYDCDKYADTPAVLASKRMLDAAGVRYYKYNRTGRKITIEV